One window of Alkaliphilus metalliredigens QYMF genomic DNA carries:
- a CDS encoding PspC domain-containing protein, with translation MGKRLYRSHYDQKIAGVCGGIAEYFDLDSTLVRLGWVLFTFFGGAGVIAYIIAAIVMPERGYSGYDSQGPTVGPKTSGNYQESQDDYERQEDRQYEESSKKKHPYYDREEGKDNTSVFLGILLIVVGGLYFLNNFMPFRWLNFRFLWPVFIIVAGFAVIFKAND, from the coding sequence ATGGGTAAAAGACTTTATCGCTCACATTACGATCAAAAAATTGCTGGTGTTTGTGGTGGGATTGCTGAATATTTTGATTTAGATTCAACATTAGTTCGTTTAGGCTGGGTACTTTTCACCTTCTTTGGTGGAGCAGGAGTTATTGCATATATTATTGCTGCAATCGTTATGCCGGAGAGAGGATATAGCGGATATGATTCCCAAGGGCCAACGGTTGGACCCAAGACAAGCGGAAATTATCAGGAGTCACAGGATGATTATGAAAGACAAGAAGATAGACAATATGAAGAAAGTAGCAAAAAAAAGCATCCTTATTATGATAGAGAGGAAGGCAAAGATAACACATCTGTTTTCCTAGGTATCCTTTTAATTGTAGTAGGAGGGTTATACTTTTTGAATAACTTTATGCCCTTTCGCTGGTTAAACTTTAGATTTCTTTGGCCTGTATTCATTATTGTTGCAGGCTTTGCAGTGATATTTAAAGCAAATGATTAA
- a CDS encoding DUF4097 family beta strand repeat-containing protein: MPKAASFNTDVKTTSGKIEIGFPVTVQGDIDKNNVKGIVGDGNDHQVNINTVSGSVSIETHK, from the coding sequence TTGCCAAAGGCCGCATCCTTTAACACCGATGTTAAAACAACATCAGGAAAAATAGAGATTGGCTTTCCTGTTACAGTTCAAGGAGATATAGATAAAAATAATGTAAAAGGCATTGTTGGTGATGGGAATGATCATCAGGTGAACATTAATACCGTGTCAGGGAGTGTATCGATAGAGACACATAAATAA